CCCGGGGGCCGTGTCGTTTCTGCGCCGTTGCCCTCCCTCTCGGGAGGTGCCTTGCGGCACCGCGGCCCCGGTGCGGTGGGCGGAACTTCCTCGGGAGAACCCCGAGAGCCCCCGACCCCCTCGCCAAGAAGGGCTATGAAAAAAGGGGATAAAAAGGTTTGGCGTTCACTTCCTCTTCGGAAGCTCCCGGTTCTCCCGGAACTTGGGGGGCTTCGGCGGCTTGAACCTTCCGAGCGGGGAGCGACGCTTTGGCTTTGGTCTGACGCGTCGTCTCTTTCTTTTGTCCTCCTTTCTCGTGTAGTAGAACGCGCCCCCTGCCATCAAAAGGAACGCGAGCACCACCAGAATCACCCAGGTGGCGTTCGAGTCCCCTTCCACGATGGTGGTCGTGTTAGAGGGGGTCGTAGAGGGTGTGGAAGAGGGGGACGACGTTGTGGTGTAGGGATTCGTGGTAGTGGCAGGAGGCTCAATGTAGAGCCGTCCCCGCACCGTGCTGGACTCGCCGCCGGCAGTGAGCGTGAACTCGTAATAGACGGTCTTTCCTATGGGGACTTCAAACCTCACCGCCATCTCACTCGAACCGGGCGGTATGGACTGCTCTATCGTGTCCTTGTAGAGAACCCCATCGTCCGAGTATATACGGTAGGCCAGAATGCCGTCCACTTCTCTGTCACCGGGATTATCAACAACCAGCCGAAAGAGCACCTCACCCCCGGAGATCCTTTCATAGGAAACGTTTTTGATTACAGGGGGCGCGAGAACACGGTACGTGACATCGCCCTGCCCCAGCAGCCTGTCCCCAAACCTAAGCTTGATAATCGACTTCATGGCTCCGGAAACGTTTGTCGGGAGCGGAACCTCAAGGACGGTGGTGCCCTCACCGAGACCGATGGGCTTCTCAGACCTCGACACCAGAACCCCGTCCAGGTAGGTCTCGACGGTCAGGTTGAGCGTGATGGTTCTCTCCGAAAGAACCGTGACGTAAGCGCTGTTGCCCTCGTTCAACCGAACCTCGCCGGATTTAACTGAGATCCCCACCAGCTTGACGCCGAACCTGACCGAGAAATCTTTGGAGTACCTGTACGTGCCCCCCTCATATCTAATGGTGTAATGGAGGGTGTACGTTCCCGGAGGAAGGTCGTAATCCACTGGAACCTCAAACCTTATCAGATTGTCTCCGGGTAGAAGGGTCAGCGACCTGTTGCTGGAGAAGTAAACCCTACCGTCCTTGACGAGAGAAACCTCTCCAATGGCAGAGACATTCCGATGCCCCATGTTGGTGACGTGGGAGAACACGACTATCGTTTCCCCGTTGAGGGCGTACGAAGCGCCGGGCCTACCTTGAACGTAGGCCTCGGCCACGCCAAAGTCAAGGGGCTCCTGGATAATGTGAAGGGGTATCCTGGCGTACAGAATGTACATCGAACCATCGGGGGTAAAAGCCAAGAACCTCATCACCAGGGTGTACGTGCCGCCCGAGACGTTGGAGGGGCACTCTATGGTGTACGAGAAAGACTTGCGGGCCTTGGGCGCCCAGTCGGTGAAAACGTGCGGAGATATGTTAAAGGTGAACCCCTCAATATGACTCCCGGAGGAGTCCTCGACCCAAAAGCGCTGGTAGCTGACGACCTTGTAGGTGAATCCTCCAGCGTTTGTCAGCCACACCGTTCCCGAGCCGTAGTCGCCTCTCAGAACGGTTATCTCATCGCTCGTCTCGAGCTGGGCAAACTGGGCGAACGCGACAGGAAGGAGGGAAACCAGGACAATGAGCACCGTGAGCGCCAGCAATACTTTCCTCATCACTTCCACCACAGGTAATTGTACCTTCTTCAATATAAACCCTACCCCCCACGGAGCAGGAGGAACGCACCCACGGCGACCAGACCGACGAAGAAAGCCATAGTCAGGCGATACAGGAGATTCCCCGAGACGTGGGGGCGTATGATGAGTCCGAGTACAGTGAGCATCAAGCCGTATGCGATGGCAAATATTCCGAGGGCCGTCCTGACGGGAACGCCGATTATCATCAGAATCCCCAGAATGGCGCCCGCTAGAACGGTGATATGGGGAACAGTGAAGGTCAGGTAGTCCCTCAGAACTCTGGCTTCCTCGTCCATATCCATCACTCCGCGATGAACGCATAGGTGGTCGTTGTTGGGAGGACGCGCCTCACGCGGGGCAGGAGGTACCGATGATAAAGCCTCTCCGCCTGCTCATCGAGAGGGTCATAGCTCTCCAGCACTTTGTCGATGACCTTCACCTCTACCCTGCCGCGAACCCGGAAGTAGCCCCGGTGGACGGTGCTTATCTCCAAGACTATGGGAACCTTGAGGAGTTCGACCTCGTTTTCATCGAGCAGGGAGTTCAGGTACTCGAGCTCCGAGCGCCGGAAGTAATGCCAGCTACCGTCCCTGAGCTTGACCCTCGGTTCCTCCTCCGCCAGCAGTTTGGAGAGCGTGGGGCGGAAGGCTGGAAGGTGGAGGTTCACCCTCACTATCTCGCGGTTCAGTATGTCCTCCGCCGTTGGCATGTTCCCTGCTACACCTAGGAAACAAAAAGCTTTGTTTGCCATTTAAATGCCCATTTTAATCGTTCTCAACGACATAATAACCACTATTTTGTCAAACACCTCAAATGCCGCTATGCCCCTCGTCACAATGACAAAAATCCTGTGAAAAGGCTTTTATTCTCATAATCGTTCAACATTTCGCCGTAAAAATGAACAATAGAACATTAAATGGTGATAAAAATGAACGAAATCTCCGGCATAAGGGCTTCAAGCGGTGGGAGGCCTCAATTCGTCCAGCTCATATTCGTGGACATGAACGGAGTTCCAAAGGGCATGGAAATTCCCATAGGGAGGTATGAAGAGGCCGTAGAGGGCGGCATAGCATTCGACGGCTCTTCAATTCCGGGCTTTCAGGGAATAGAGGACAGCGACCTGATCTTCAAGGCCGACCCGAGCACCTACGCGGAAGTTCCCTGGGAGGGCATAGCCAGGGTCTACGGCTACATCTACAAGGACGGAAAGCCCTACAAGGCTGACCCGAGGGGGGTTCTGAAGAGGGCTCTCGAGGGGCTAGAAAAGGAGGGCTTCAAAGCCTACATAGGGCCCGAACCCGAGTTCTACCTTTTCAGGAAGAACGGAACGTGGGAGCTACAGGTTCCCGACGGAGGCGGCTACTTCGACCTGGTTACCCTCGATAAGGCCCGGGAACTCAGGAGGGAGATAGCGCTCTACATGCAAGCGTTTGGCCTCGTTCCCGAGGTGCTCCACCACGAGGTAGGTAAGGCCCAGCACGAGATAGACTTCCGCTACGACGAGGCCCTCAAGACGGCCGACAACATAGTGAGCTTCAAGTACCTAGTCAAGGCCATGGCCGAGATGCGCGGCCTTTACGCGACCTTCATGCCAAAGCCAATCTACGGCTTTCCGGGCAACGGAATGCACCTCCACATCAGCCTGTGGAGGGACGGAGAGAACGCCTTCGTCGGCGAGGAGGGGCTGAGAGAGACGGCACTGCACTTCATAGCAGGCATACTCAAGCACGCAAAGGCGTTAGCCGCCGTTACAAACCCGACGGTGAACAGCTACAAGCGCCTCGTTCCGGGTTACGAGGCGCCGGTTTACATAAGCTGGGGATACAGGAACAGGAGTGCGCTCATCAGAGTTCCCGCGTTCTGGGGCAACGGGGCGAGGATAGAGTACCGCTGTCCCGACCCGAGCGCCAACCCCTATCTGGCGTTCTCGGCGATACTAATGGCCGGGCTAGACGGGATAAAGAGGAAGCTCGAGCCGGAGGCCTACGTGGAGACGAACGTCTACGAGATGAGCGATGAGGAGAGGAGCAAAGCCGGCATCGAAACCCTTCCCGGAAGCCTTGGAGAGGCGCTGGAGGAACTGAAGAAAGACAAGGTAGTCAGGGAGGCGCTGGGAGGGGCATACAAGAACTTCATCGCCTACAAGGAGCGCGAGTGGGAGGAGTACGTTACTTACCTCAAGGCCAAAGAGCTTCCCCTGGAGACCAAGAAGGTCACCGAGTGGGAGCTCGAACGGTACTTCCACGTTTAGCTCGCTTTCCCGGACTTTTCTCCTTCCTTAACGTGAACGAGGACCGAACCGCCTATTATGAGGGCCGCACCTATCAACTGCTCCGCGCTGAGCCTTTCACCAAAGAGCAGGAATGCCAATGCTATGGCCACGACCGGTTCGATGGTCGCCACTATGCTCGCCCTGCTAACCTCGACCTCCCTTAGCGCGTGGTTGTAGAGTATGTAGCCGAGGAACGTCGGGAAAAGAGCCAGGGCGAAGAGGTAGGGAATCGCCCCAACGGGAACGTCGAAATCCGTAAATGGAAGCAGGAAGACAAGACCAAAGAGGAGGGTGTAGAAGAGGGCCTTCTCGGGCTCTTCCTTTCGAACGGCGAACTTTGCCAGGACGCCGTAGAGGGCGTAGGTAAAGCCTGTCAGAAGGCCAAAGAGGAGTGCCTTGGCCGAGAACTCCGTTCCGGAGCCATTGACGAGGAGAACGCCCAGGATAACCATTGCCAGAGCGATGAGCTTCTCCCCCCTCAGCGGTTCCCCAAAGATCAGTCTTCCCATTATCATCGAGTAAATCGGAGCCGTGTAAAGGAGAAGAACCGCGAAGGAAACTGAGGAAATCGTCACCGTGTAGAAGTAGAGCGTGTAGAAGAGGAATATGCTGAAGAAGCCGTAGAGGGCGTAGAACTTGAGCCTAGAACGCTCAAGGGAGAAGCCAATCCCTCGGAGCCTGAGATAGGTTCCCAGCAGAAGGATCGCGAAGAGAACACGATAGAAGACCATCGTGAAGGGGCTGAGTCCAAAGCCGTCCAGGTATTTGGCGAATATTCCAAGGGTTCCCCAAGTGGAAGCGGCGAGAAAAACGAGAAGATAACCACGCTTCATCGGCTCACCTCAGAACGCTGGACCGAGGGGTAAACGGCGCTTGTGCTCGCTTCTTCTCACGAGGTTCTCGACGTATTCGACCCTCTCGATTGGAATTTCAAGCTCCTCAGCTATTCTCTCCTTCTCCATTTTCTGGTCTACGAGGCGCCAGAGGATTTCGTCGAGCAGGTGGTAGCTTATTCCGAGCTCGTCCTCGTCGGTCTGGCCCTCCCAAAGGCCCGCCGTCGGCTTCTTCTCGATTATCCTTTCCGGAACGCCGAGGAGCCTCGCCACCTCCCAGACCTCCGTCTTGTAGAGGTTTATGAGAGGTGCGTAGTCACTCGCGCCGTCGCCCCACTTGGTGAAGTAGCCCGTCAGGAACTCGCTCCTGTTGCTGGTTCCGAGAACAAGGTAGTTCCTCGCGTTGGCGTGGGCGTACAAAAGGACCATTCTCGTCCTGGCCATTATGTTCCCGAGGGAGCGCTTGTCCGGCTGGAAGCCGAGCTGGGCAACGAAGGAATCGACTATGGGTCTGATGTCTATCAGCTTGCACTCGATTCCGAGTGAGGAGCAGACAAGTTTTGCATCTTCAACGTCCTGGTTGTGATAGTAGGGCATTATGAGGCCGAGGACGCGCTCCTTTCCAAGGGCCTTAACCGCCAGATAGGTGGTCGTGGTGCTGTCTATACCCCCGCTTATCCCGATGACAACGCCCTCAGCACCGGCGTTTTCAACATTTTCCCTTATGAAATCGATCACCCGTTCAATGGCGGCCCCGTAGTCGAGCATTCTCATTTCTTACCCTCCTTGACGTCCCTCAGGAACTGGGTATAACCCATAAAGGAAAACACTACTCCCACGAGCATCAGCACGAAGGCGACCAGCGAGTAGATGGCGTAGGGATAATCCTGCGCCGTGACCGTGTAGTTGTACTCCACTCTCCCCTTAAAAACGTATATCACCGGCCTCTGGGCGGGGTAAAGGGTCAGGGAATCGTTCACCAGGGTGTAGTTGTACATTTCGTCCCCCTGAAGGAGGGAGAAAGTGGCGTTTTCAGATTGAACCACCAGCGTCCGGTTAGGATAAACGTAATCCGTCTCGAACTTGTCGTCGCCGAGATAATGCATTCCCTCCCCGAGGGTTCCGCTCGAGGAATAGCTCTTAGTCACGCGGTAAAAGCCGGCCGCGGAGATTAAGAGGGCGAGCACAAGGAGAAGTATCCCAGCCCGCAGAAGGGGGTAGCCCATAGCTTCACGGAGTGTTCCCATCGGCATCACCCAGAGAAAGAAAAGAAGGGGGTCAGTACTTGCCGACGAGGTGGCACTCGGCAAAGTGGTTGTGCTCGTACTCGACGAGCTGCGGGTGCTTGGTGTCGCAGAGTCCCTTCTGGGCGTAGATGCATCTCGGGTGGAACCTACAGCCGGACGGTATGTCAACGGCGTTGGGCACCTCACCCTTGATGGGCAGCTCCTTGATGACGTTCCTGCGCTCGGGCTTCGGCTCCGGAACGGCCGCTAAGAGGGCCCTGGTGTACGGGTGGAGCGGGTTGTCGATGACCTTCTCGACAGGTCCCATCTCGACTATTCTTCCGAGGTACATGACCGCCATCCAGTCGGCGAAGTACCTGGCGGTGGACATGTCGTGGGTGATGTATAGGTAGGTGACGCCCATCTTCTCCTTGAGCTCCTTCATCAGCTCAAGAACCTCTGCACGGATCGAGACGTCGAGCATCGAGACCGGCTCATCGGCCACTATGAAGGTCGGATTGAGGATCAGCGCACGGGCTATTGCCACACGCTGCCTCTGACCGCCGGAGAGCATGTGCGGGAACCTGCCGACGTAGTCCTCAGGTGGGGTTATCTTGACCATCTCTAGGGCCTTGTAGATGAGCTCCTCGCGCTCGGCCTTGGTCTCACCTATGCCGTGTATGAGCAGCGGCTCCTCGAGGATATCGAATATCCTGAACCTCGGGTTCATAGAGCTGAACGGGTCCTGGAATATCATCTGCACGTGTCTGCGGTAGTTGAGTATCTCCTCCTTGGTCTTGATGTGGGTAACGTCCTTGCCCTCGAGGTATATCCTTCCGTCCGTTGGTTCGAGGAGCTTGACGATGAGCTTTCCAGTGGTGGACTTACCACAGCCGCTCTCACCGACAAGGGCAAAGACCTGCTGCTTGTATATCTCAAAGCTGATGCCGTCCACCGCGTGTACCTTCTTCTGGGGAGCGCCCTTGATGGTGTCGAGGAAGCCCCTCTTGATCGGGAAGTACTTCTTGAGGTTTTCAACCTTAAGTATCGGCTCGGCCATTTCTCACACCTCACAGCAGCCAGCATGCAGCGTAGTGATCCTTATCAACTTCCTTCATCTCGGGCTCCTGCTCCTTACAAACCTGCATGACGTACGGGCACCTCGGGTTGAAGCGGCAGCCCTTCGGCGGATTGATGAGGTTGGGCGGCTGTCCAGGAATGAACTCCAGTTTCTCAACGTCCTCGTGGAGCCTGGGTATTGCCGCGAGAAGCTTCTGGGTGTACGGGTGAGCCGGCTCGTAGTAGATCTTCTCGCTGTCTCCAATCTCGACGATCTTGCCCGCGTACATGATGGCAACGCGGTCACTGATCTCCGCAAGAATGCTGAGGTCGTGGGTGATGAATATCATGGAAAGGCCGAGCTCCTTCTTGAGCTTCTTCAAGAGGTTGATGATCTGGGCCTGGACAACGACGTCAAGTGCCGTCGTTGGCTCGTCGGCTATGACCACATCGGGCTCAAGGAGGAGAGCGGAGGCTATGATAACACGCTGCTTCATACCACCGCTCAGCTCGTGAGGATAGCGGTAGACTATCTCCGGGTCAAGGCCGACGAGTTCGAGATACTTCTGGGCCCTGTCGAGGGCGTCGCTCTTGCTCATTCCCTTGTGGAGGAGAAGCGGCTCGATCATCTGGTGGCCGACGGTGTAGACAGGGTTGAGGGCGTTCATAGCTCCTTGGAAGATCATCGAAATCTTCTGCCAGCGTATCTCCTTCCTGAGAACGTCCTCCGGAAGGCCGACTATCTCCCTGCCGTCAATCTTGATGCTTCCGCTGACTATCTTGCCCGGAGGAGTTGGCATGCCCATAAGGGTAAAACCGAGGGAGGACTTGCCGCATCCGCTCTCTCCGGCAAGTCCCAGCACCTCACCCTTCCTGAGGTTGAAGGAAATGTTATCGACGGCCTTGACGACACCCTTGTTGGTGAAGTAATACATCTTGAGGTCTTTAACTTCGAGTACGTTCTTGACCATTCATACCACCTCACAGCTTCCTGAGCCTCGGGTTGAGTATCTTATCGAGGGCCGTACCTATGAGGACGAAGGTAAGGCCGACGACGGCTATACCAAGCCCGGGCGGGAGGACCCACCACCAGTAACCCTTGGTCGTGGCCGACTGAGTCTGAGCCGCGTTGAGTATCTGTCCCCAGGTAACGGCCGTCGGATCACCGATACCGAGGAAGCTCAGGGAAGCCTCAGCTATAACTGCACCCGGAACGCTGAGGGCTATGACGGCAAACGCGTAGGGCAGGAGCTGTGGCAGTATGTGCTTGAAGATTATCCTTCCGTTGCCGGCACCAAGGGCTTTGGCGGCCTCGACGTAGGTCTGCTCCTTGATCTGGAGGGCCATACTTCTCGAAATCCTCGCTATTCCCATCCAGCCGAATATGACAAGCAGGAGCACTATGAACATTAGGGTCACATGTCCGACGGTGGCACCTATGAGGATAAGTATTGGCAGGCTTGGAATTGAGGCGAATATCTCGTTGATACGCATCATGAACTCATCGACGTTTCCGCCGAGGTAGGCGCTGGTAACTCCGTAGACGAGGCCTATAAGGGTGCTGAGGACTGAGACGAGTATACCAATGGTAAGCGAGACCCTGCTACCCCAGATGATGCCAGCCCACAGGTCCCTGCCGAGGTAGTCGGTACCCATGGTTCCGTAGCTCCTACCGAGGAAGGTGACCTTTATGTCATCGATGATGACCTTGTTCTGGTCGGGGGCAGGGTTGTCGATCTTGAGGACGAGCTTGTAGTCGCCCCAGAGGGGCTCGGGGTTGTTTATAATGTCCTCAGCCTTCATTCCAGGCTCGACCTTGGCGAAGGCCGTTGAGATAAGAGTGTTTATGTTCATGATGACTATCGGATCCATCTGGGCCTGGAACGGGTCGAGTTCCCTTCCCTCGGTGACGTTCACGAGCCAGACGTAGATGTTGGCAGAGATTGCGGCATCTCTACCGACGGCTATCGTGGTGGAGCCGGTGAGGGGCTTGTTCTCGACGAGCGGAACGGTCTTTCCGTCAGGCCTCTCAAGGTACAGGCTGTAGGTCGGGGCATTCGCGGGCTGATTTACGGTCACGTTGATGTTCCTAATTATGATACCCTGCGGGCCAAGGTAGTAGCCGTCCGGGAAGTTATAAGTGGCCTCGATTACGGTTTCGGTGTTGCTCGGGTGAGCTATGGAGAGATCGTCCTTGTAGTACACCACCTGGGGAACGAGCTTCTGGGAGGTGAACATGTTGTACCAAGTGGGCGGGACATTCTTGGGGTTGTCCTCCCAGTAAGCCGAGCTCCTCCACTTCTCCGGCAGGTCAGGTATGGTCGTGTACGGAGCGGTAAGGGCGACGAGGATAAGGAGGACGAGGAGAACCACACCGGCTATGCCGGTCTTCTCCCTCTTGAACTCATCAAGGAACTCCTTCAATCCCTCTTTGAAATCGACCCATCTCATCGTGAATCACCTCACATCTTGGAGGAAGCACCGACCTTGACACGCGGGTCAAGGAATCCGTAGATCATATCAGCGAGGACGACTCCAGCCAGGTAGAGCACCGTGAAGAAGTACGTCAGTCCTATGAGGAGATTGGTCTCGTTCTGCTGGAGGGCGACCCAGTAGAGCCTGCCCATTCCAGGGTAGTTGAAGACGAGCTCACTGATGATCGCACCACCAAGTGAACCGAGGAGGGCGAAGATGATCATGGTCACTATCGGCGGCGCTGCCGCGCGGAGGGCATGGCCGTAGATGATCTTGTGCTCGGGGATACCTTTGGCCCTAGCGGCCATGATAAAGTCCTCCTGGAGGGTGCCTATCATGATGTTCCTGGTCGTCCAAGCCCAGCCGCCGAAGGCAACGAAGACGTAGGTCAGAACTGGAAGGGTGAGCTTGTATATAACGTCCTTAACGTGTGCCCAGCCCGTGAGCTGTGGGTCGAACATCGAACTGAGCGGGAACCAGCCGAGCTTGTAGGCGAATATCAGGAGGAACATCATTCCCGTCCACCACATCGGAAGACTGTAGGTGATAAGGGCGAACACGGAAAGCCCCCTGTCGAAGACACTGCCGGCGTGTCTCGCCGCCCTGACACCGAGGAATATACCGAGTATGATGACGATTATCGTGGCGGTCGTGAAGAGCAGAACACTCCTCGGAACGGCAACCTTGATGATTTCAGCCACGTCGTTGGTTCCAAAAATTGGGGTCGTGGTTGTTCCAAAATCCAGCTTGAGAGTGCGGATTGCTTTGTTATACACCTTCTGCCAGTAGGGGAGATTGAGTTCGTACTTCTCCCTCAAGAACTCCTCATACTCTGCCTTGGCCTTCTCATAAGCGTCCTGACCCTGGGTTCTCAGGATATTCTGACCGGTGGTTCTGTCCCATTGCATCATCTCATCGTTCATCTTTGCTAGGTTGCTCTGCTCCGCGACCTTCACGAAGAGGGCCGCGATGATAAACGTCACTATCAACAGAACGAGGATTGCGTTTGCAATTCTAAACAGCAGGTACTTGAGATACCCCATCTTTTCACCCCCAAACAGCAGGTTGGTCGTGTTTTAGAGCATCTTTTTCAGCATTGTAAAACCGGCTTTATATATCTTACTGCATCAATGTACACATTTTCCCAAAATGGCCACAAAAGCGCATTTGAAGGGCACGGGGCATTAGGGGTTCCAAAGGATATTCTGGAGAAAAGCAAACAAAAAGGTAGGAAAAGAACGAAATCACTTCTTCTTGGTGAAGTACCAGGCGGCCGCGGCGATGATGATTATCACCAGGCCGACGACGACGTAGGTGGTGGTGTTGTCGCCACCGGTTGGGGTCTCAGTCGGAGTGGTCGGGGTGGTGACGCTCGGGCCGGTCTCAGTGGTGGTCGTGGTGCTGGTTATCTCGTCCCAGGTGAGGCCAGAGATCTTGAGGATAACCTTGGCGAGGTCATCGACGTGCTGCTTGGTGAGGAGGTCGAGCTGGAGGAGGCCCTCACCGCTGCTGCTGAAGGAGTACTTGCTGCTGGCGTCGTAGGCGTCGCTGTTGGCGACGAGCTCACCCATGGCCCAGTAGAGCTCCCACGGCATGTCTGGATAGATTATGTAGTTGCTAGCGGTCAGGTCGTCGGCGAACGGGTGCACGTAGTTTCCGTAGACCACGTAGCCGTTGTCGTTGAACTGGAAGCCAAGGTAGGTCTGGTAGGTAGCGGCGGTCGAGCTGAGGGAGCTGTCGTAGTACGGGTCGTCCGGGGTGTCCTTGTAAGCCCAGGTGTAAACGAAGGCGATGTAGTACTTGATATCGTCAATAGTCATCTTCACGCCGTTCTGCCACTCGCCCATGTCACAGGTGACGGTAACCTTGACGTTGGCCGTCTCGCCGGCGTGGGCGGTGATCCAGCCCTGGGTCTGGTTGTAGATGACGGCATCGTCCGGAACCTTGAACTCACCCTTCTCAAGGGTCCACTTGCACCTGTACGGGACGTAGATACCGTCGAAGTTGATGGTTCCACCGGTGTCGTGGATGAGGTTCCAGAGCCTGGTGCTGTAAACGTCGGTGATACCACCGACCGGGTTGAAGGCGCTCATGAAGAGGGCACCGGTCGAGGCAAACTGGGCGACCTTAAGGTGCTTGTCCGGGGTCTTGGCGCTCATTATGCTCCACCTGCTGGCGATACCAACGCTCGGGTCGCTGATGATGTCGGTGACCCTCTCCTTGTTCACCGGGTAGAACTCCCAGTTCTCAACGAGGAAGATCCTGACGCTGTCCATGATAC
This Thermococcus cleftensis DNA region includes the following protein-coding sequences:
- a CDS encoding ABC transporter ATP-binding protein encodes the protein MVKNVLEVKDLKMYYFTNKGVVKAVDNISFNLRKGEVLGLAGESGCGKSSLGFTLMGMPTPPGKIVSGSIKIDGREIVGLPEDVLRKEIRWQKISMIFQGAMNALNPVYTVGHQMIEPLLLHKGMSKSDALDRAQKYLELVGLDPEIVYRYPHELSGGMKQRVIIASALLLEPDVVIADEPTTALDVVVQAQIINLLKKLKKELGLSMIFITHDLSILAEISDRVAIMYAGKIVEIGDSEKIYYEPAHPYTQKLLAAIPRLHEDVEKLEFIPGQPPNLINPPKGCRFNPRCPYVMQVCKEQEPEMKEVDKDHYAACWLL
- a CDS encoding ABC transporter permease, with the protein product MRWVDFKEGLKEFLDEFKREKTGIAGVVLLVLLILVALTAPYTTIPDLPEKWRSSAYWEDNPKNVPPTWYNMFTSQKLVPQVVYYKDDLSIAHPSNTETVIEATYNFPDGYYLGPQGIIIRNINVTVNQPANAPTYSLYLERPDGKTVPLVENKPLTGSTTIAVGRDAAISANIYVWLVNVTEGRELDPFQAQMDPIVIMNINTLISTAFAKVEPGMKAEDIINNPEPLWGDYKLVLKIDNPAPDQNKVIIDDIKVTFLGRSYGTMGTDYLGRDLWAGIIWGSRVSLTIGILVSVLSTLIGLVYGVTSAYLGGNVDEFMMRINEIFASIPSLPILILIGATVGHVTLMFIVLLLVIFGWMGIARISRSMALQIKEQTYVEAAKALGAGNGRIIFKHILPQLLPYAFAVIALSVPGAVIAEASLSFLGIGDPTAVTWGQILNAAQTQSATTKGYWWWVLPPGLGIAVVGLTFVLIGTALDKILNPRLRKL
- the glnA gene encoding type I glutamate--ammonia ligase; translated protein: MNEISGIRASSGGRPQFVQLIFVDMNGVPKGMEIPIGRYEEAVEGGIAFDGSSIPGFQGIEDSDLIFKADPSTYAEVPWEGIARVYGYIYKDGKPYKADPRGVLKRALEGLEKEGFKAYIGPEPEFYLFRKNGTWELQVPDGGGYFDLVTLDKARELRREIALYMQAFGLVPEVLHHEVGKAQHEIDFRYDEALKTADNIVSFKYLVKAMAEMRGLYATFMPKPIYGFPGNGMHLHISLWRDGENAFVGEEGLRETALHFIAGILKHAKALAAVTNPTVNSYKRLVPGYEAPVYISWGYRNRSALIRVPAFWGNGARIEYRCPDPSANPYLAFSAILMAGLDGIKRKLEPEAYVETNVYEMSDEERSKAGIETLPGSLGEALEELKKDKVVREALGGAYKNFIAYKEREWEEYVTYLKAKELPLETKKVTEWELERYFHV
- a CDS encoding NAD+ synthase; the protein is MRMLDYGAAIERVIDFIRENVENAGAEGVVIGISGGIDSTTTTYLAVKALGKERVLGLIMPYYHNQDVEDAKLVCSSLGIECKLIDIRPIVDSFVAQLGFQPDKRSLGNIMARTRMVLLYAHANARNYLVLGTSNRSEFLTGYFTKWGDGASDYAPLINLYKTEVWEVARLLGVPERIIEKKPTAGLWEGQTDEDELGISYHLLDEILWRLVDQKMEKERIAEELEIPIERVEYVENLVRRSEHKRRLPLGPAF
- a CDS encoding ABC transporter ATP-binding protein; protein product: MAEPILKVENLKKYFPIKRGFLDTIKGAPQKKVHAVDGISFEIYKQQVFALVGESGCGKSTTGKLIVKLLEPTDGRIYLEGKDVTHIKTKEEILNYRRHVQMIFQDPFSSMNPRFRIFDILEEPLLIHGIGETKAEREELIYKALEMVKITPPEDYVGRFPHMLSGGQRQRVAIARALILNPTFIVADEPVSMLDVSIRAEVLELMKELKEKMGVTYLYITHDMSTARYFADWMAVMYLGRIVEMGPVEKVIDNPLHPYTRALLAAVPEPKPERRNVIKELPIKGEVPNAVDIPSGCRFHPRCIYAQKGLCDTKHPQLVEYEHNHFAECHLVGKY
- a CDS encoding DUF61 family protein, whose product is MPTAEDILNREIVRVNLHLPAFRPTLSKLLAEEEPRVKLRDGSWHYFRRSELEYLNSLLDENEVELLKVPIVLEISTVHRGYFRVRGRVEVKVIDKVLESYDPLDEQAERLYHRYLLPRVRRVLPTTTTYAFIAE
- a CDS encoding ABC transporter permease, which translates into the protein MGYLKYLLFRIANAILVLLIVTFIIAALFVKVAEQSNLAKMNDEMMQWDRTTGQNILRTQGQDAYEKAKAEYEEFLREKYELNLPYWQKVYNKAIRTLKLDFGTTTTPIFGTNDVAEIIKVAVPRSVLLFTTATIIVIILGIFLGVRAARHAGSVFDRGLSVFALITYSLPMWWTGMMFLLIFAYKLGWFPLSSMFDPQLTGWAHVKDVIYKLTLPVLTYVFVAFGGWAWTTRNIMIGTLQEDFIMAARAKGIPEHKIIYGHALRAAAPPIVTMIIFALLGSLGGAIISELVFNYPGMGRLYWVALQQNETNLLIGLTYFFTVLYLAGVVLADMIYGFLDPRVKVGASSKM
- a CDS encoding EamA family transporter, translating into MKRGYLLVFLAASTWGTLGIFAKYLDGFGLSPFTMVFYRVLFAILLLGTYLRLRGIGFSLERSRLKFYALYGFFSIFLFYTLYFYTVTISSVSFAVLLLYTAPIYSMIMGRLIFGEPLRGEKLIALAMVILGVLLVNGSGTEFSAKALLFGLLTGFTYALYGVLAKFAVRKEEPEKALFYTLLFGLVFLLPFTDFDVPVGAIPYLFALALFPTFLGYILYNHALREVEVSRASIVATIEPVVAIALAFLLFGERLSAEQLIGAALIIGGSVLVHVKEGEKSGKAS
- a CDS encoding COG1361 family protein, which translates into the protein MRKVLLALTVLIVLVSLLPVAFAQFAQLETSDEITVLRGDYGSGTVWLTNAGGFTYKVVSYQRFWVEDSSGSHIEGFTFNISPHVFTDWAPKARKSFSYTIECPSNVSGGTYTLVMRFLAFTPDGSMYILYARIPLHIIQEPLDFGVAEAYVQGRPGASYALNGETIVVFSHVTNMGHRNVSAIGEVSLVKDGRVYFSSNRSLTLLPGDNLIRFEVPVDYDLPPGTYTLHYTIRYEGGTYRYSKDFSVRFGVKLVGISVKSGEVRLNEGNSAYVTVLSERTITLNLTVETYLDGVLVSRSEKPIGLGEGTTVLEVPLPTNVSGAMKSIIKLRFGDRLLGQGDVTYRVLAPPVIKNVSYERISGGEVLFRLVVDNPGDREVDGILAYRIYSDDGVLYKDTIEQSIPPGSSEMAVRFEVPIGKTVYYEFTLTAGGESSTVRGRLYIEPPATTTNPYTTTSSPSSTPSTTPSNTTTIVEGDSNATWVILVVLAFLLMAGGAFYYTRKEDKRKRRRVRPKPKRRSPLGRFKPPKPPKFRENRELPKRK